The following coding sequences lie in one Trueperaceae bacterium genomic window:
- a CDS encoding low temperature requirement protein A, producing the protein MTLGRAAGPERSAVGPIELFFDLVYVFAIVQISHLLISDLSWRGFAQTAVVFAAIWWGWNYTAWMMNWLDPARGAVQLLNAVLMLLALGMAAAIPLAFDGGGVLFVACYVAMGLIRPLFMMIAFRGPLARNYRFLGAWSASAGVLWLVGAFLPADLRLAVWLLAVIVDYLGPRVDFRFPGLGSAPMSGWDTDAEHLAERNRLVFIIALGESVLLMGGSLAAAGSVDTRLVVGFIVGFAALVSLWFNYFALAGHDVLGGEEGTAALRSAYAYAHALMVGGAILVAVSIELRLTHPHLSTPMVLVTIAGPLVYLLGNVLFLSSRFGRVARTRYVAIVALVPIGAAATIWRHELPVIGLSLAVLAVVGGLAIRTVLARPRGASHPSSTL; encoded by the coding sequence GTGACGCTCGGGCGCGCTGCGGGCCCGGAGCGCTCCGCCGTCGGCCCCATCGAGCTCTTCTTCGACCTCGTCTACGTCTTCGCCATCGTCCAGATCTCGCACCTCCTGATCTCCGACCTGTCCTGGCGCGGTTTCGCCCAGACGGCCGTCGTGTTCGCCGCGATCTGGTGGGGCTGGAACTACACGGCCTGGATGATGAACTGGCTCGACCCGGCCCGAGGCGCCGTGCAGTTGCTGAACGCGGTGCTCATGCTGCTGGCGCTCGGCATGGCCGCGGCCATCCCGCTGGCGTTCGACGGAGGCGGCGTCCTGTTCGTCGCCTGTTACGTGGCCATGGGGCTCATCAGACCGCTCTTCATGATGATCGCGTTCCGGGGGCCCCTGGCGCGGAACTACCGGTTCTTGGGCGCCTGGTCGGCGTCGGCGGGCGTCCTGTGGCTCGTCGGGGCCTTCCTGCCGGCCGACCTGCGGCTCGCCGTTTGGCTCCTGGCTGTGATCGTCGACTACTTGGGTCCGCGGGTCGACTTCAGGTTCCCTGGCCTCGGCAGCGCTCCGATGTCCGGTTGGGACACTGACGCCGAGCACCTCGCCGAGCGTAACCGGCTGGTGTTCATCATCGCCCTGGGCGAATCGGTCCTGCTGATGGGCGGCTCGTTGGCGGCGGCCGGCAGCGTCGATACCCGACTCGTCGTCGGCTTCATCGTAGGTTTCGCCGCCCTCGTGTCGCTATGGTTCAACTACTTCGCGTTGGCCGGTCACGACGTGCTCGGTGGGGAAGAGGGGACGGCCGCGCTGCGCTCGGCGTACGCGTACGCCCACGCGCTGATGGTGGGTGGCGCGATCCTGGTGGCCGTCTCGATCGAGCTGCGCCTGACGCACCCGCACCTGAGCACGCCGATGGTCCTGGTCACGATCGCCGGCCCGCTGGTCTACCTGCTCGGGAACGTGCTGTTCCTGAGCTCGCGGTTCGGGCGCGTCGCGCGCACGCGCTATGTGGCCATCGTCGCTCTCGTCCCCATCGGCGCGGCCGCTACGATCTGGCGGCACGAACTGCCCGTGATCGGCTTGAGCCTCGCCGTGCTCGCCGTCGTCGGAGGCCTCGCCATTAGGACGGTGCTGGCGCGGCCGCGGGGTGCGTCGCACCCGTCGTCCACGCTGTAG
- a CDS encoding DUF1810 family protein, with product MAARDPHDLTRFVAAQKDTYATALSELTAGRKTSHWMWFVFPQVVGLGHSDMAVRYAIRSLAEARAYLDHPLLGARLRECAAAILSHPGVSARQMLGPIDDVKLRSSMTLFEAVDTVGGQFSRVLDRYYDGVPDPLTLAVLAERADSETDTGTTAGSDTAAAQLPTAPTSMWERPEVAARFAERPPDHRLVKLFLGEDEYAPVKTAWNTGPKPRVLDLGCAGGRNTVWLAEQGADVRAVDASRAMVAETRRRLAAVLGAREATWRVTRSYMHDLSEFGSDEFDLVVALGVLQDAQSDAEWYQALSELARSLHRGGLALVANLAPDSAPDGRPLTRDRETQDVWVGFGSSDRRMTLPDLERLDGHFLRHGLEPVLPTERVRVETAGGQRVTLNALYKKT from the coding sequence ATGGCCGCGCGAGACCCACACGACCTTACCCGCTTCGTCGCCGCCCAGAAGGACACCTACGCCACCGCCTTGTCGGAGTTGACGGCGGGCCGGAAGACGAGCCATTGGATGTGGTTCGTCTTCCCCCAGGTCGTCGGGCTGGGTCATAGCGACATGGCGGTGCGCTACGCCATCCGCTCCTTGGCGGAGGCGCGGGCGTACCTTGACCACCCGCTGCTGGGTGCCCGACTGCGCGAGTGCGCCGCAGCCATCCTGAGCCACCCGGGCGTGAGCGCGCGGCAGATGCTGGGCCCGATCGACGACGTCAAGCTGCGTTCGAGCATGACGTTGTTCGAGGCGGTGGACACCGTGGGCGGCCAGTTCTCGCGAGTGCTGGATCGCTACTACGACGGTGTGCCCGACCCCTTGACGCTGGCCGTGTTGGCCGAACGGGCCGATTCGGAGACCGATACGGGAACCACTGCGGGCAGTGACACTGCCGCTGCCCAGCTGCCCACCGCGCCAACGAGCATGTGGGAGCGGCCCGAGGTAGCGGCGCGCTTCGCCGAGCGACCGCCCGACCACCGGCTCGTCAAGCTGTTCCTTGGTGAGGACGAGTACGCTCCGGTCAAGACGGCCTGGAACACCGGGCCGAAGCCTCGGGTCCTCGACCTCGGCTGCGCTGGCGGGCGCAACACCGTCTGGTTGGCCGAGCAGGGCGCGGACGTCCGGGCCGTTGACGCCTCGCGAGCGATGGTGGCCGAGACCCGCAGGCGGCTGGCAGCGGTGTTAGGCGCACGTGAGGCGACTTGGCGCGTGACCCGCAGCTACATGCACGACCTGAGCGAGTTCGGGAGCGATGAGTTCGATCTGGTCGTCGCTCTTGGGGTGCTGCAGGACGCCCAGAGCGACGCTGAGTGGTACCAGGCCCTATCCGAGTTGGCGCGCAGCCTGCACCGGGGCGGACTCGCATTGGTGGCGAACTTAGCTCCGGACTCGGCTCCAGACGGAAGGCCGCTCACGCGCGACCGCGAAACGCAGGACGTCTGGGTCGGCTTCGGCTCGTCCGACAGGCGCATGACACTGCCGGACCTCGAGCGGCTCGACGGGCACTTCCTCCGCCATGGCCTCGAGCCGGTACTGCCGACCGAGCGGGTAAGGGTCGAGACGGCGGGTGGCCAGCGGGTGACGCTCAACGCGCTGTACAAGAAGACCTGA
- a CDS encoding VOC family protein — MSLEIDHLLFAGDDLAELESELSASSGVRATRGGRHVGQGTHNALVGLGPGRYLELMARDPRGDEGGNGAYRRSIAYLRGPALHTWCVRVDDMAGLVDRVRALGLGSERMESGRLTPDGVQLKWTVLAVTGHAYGGLVPFFIDWQGSPHPSRSLGRELGLTGLTVAHPDGEGLRALLDALGGPVPDVTVASAPHPRIQADLSGPTGAFTLAGEGGQMRFA; from the coding sequence ATGTCTTTGGAGATAGACCACCTGCTGTTCGCCGGAGACGACCTGGCGGAGCTGGAGAGCGAGCTCTCGGCGAGCTCAGGAGTGCGGGCCACGCGCGGGGGCAGGCACGTCGGCCAGGGGACTCACAACGCCCTCGTAGGGCTGGGCCCCGGCCGCTACCTGGAGCTCATGGCCCGTGACCCTCGCGGCGACGAGGGCGGGAACGGCGCGTACCGTCGCTCCATCGCGTACTTGCGGGGACCGGCGCTGCACACCTGGTGCGTTCGCGTCGACGACATGGCCGGACTCGTCGACCGGGTGCGCGCGCTGGGCCTGGGCTCCGAGCGCATGGAGAGCGGCAGGCTGACGCCGGACGGCGTGCAGCTCAAGTGGACGGTGCTCGCCGTGACGGGGCACGCCTACGGTGGCCTGGTGCCGTTCTTCATCGACTGGCAAGGCTCGCCCCACCCGTCGCGAAGCCTCGGCCGCGAGCTCGGCCTGACGGGCCTCACGGTGGCGCACCCGGACGGCGAAGGGCTGAGGGCGTTGCTCGATGCGCTCGGTGGACCCGTGCCGGATGTCACCGTCGCTAGCGCCCCGCACCCGCGGATCCAGGCCGATCTCTCCGGGCCGACCGGCGCGTTCACGTTGGCGGGTGAGGGTGGGCAGATGCGCTTCGCCTGA
- a CDS encoding acetamidase/formamidase family protein produces MAHHVFKPTVYHNTFAEHSVALSVAPGDTVETTTVDAAGRDATDEQITPRGNPMTGPFAVVGAEPGDAITVRVSKLEPNRRTGWASTRLAPNTLDPEFVAEFRDEEGAARVTWRIDREHGRVVLDGGVAGIEGYSLPLAPMLGCLGVAPQGHQAISTATSAEHGGNMDYRGIGAGVTMRFPVFAPGGLFFLGDGHAVQGAGEMAGTGVETSFDVAFEVGLIKYDGRDQVRWPRGEDEHDLFTLGNARPLDQAAQNATTEMTRWLMNGYGLSFEAASVIIGQAAEYKVGNMFDPAYTVVCLVPKAVLPGGR; encoded by the coding sequence ATGGCTCACCACGTCTTCAAGCCGACCGTCTACCACAACACCTTCGCGGAGCACTCCGTCGCGCTGAGCGTGGCGCCGGGCGACACGGTCGAGACGACCACCGTCGACGCCGCGGGCCGGGACGCGACCGACGAGCAGATCACCCCGAGGGGCAACCCCATGACCGGCCCCTTCGCGGTTGTCGGCGCCGAGCCCGGCGACGCCATCACCGTGCGCGTCTCTAAGCTCGAACCTAACCGCCGCACCGGTTGGGCTAGCACGAGGCTCGCGCCAAACACGCTCGATCCCGAGTTCGTCGCCGAGTTCCGAGACGAGGAAGGTGCGGCGCGGGTGACGTGGCGCATCGACCGCGAGCACGGGCGCGTCGTCCTGGACGGGGGCGTGGCCGGGATCGAGGGCTACAGCCTGCCGTTGGCGCCCATGCTCGGCTGCCTCGGCGTGGCGCCGCAGGGTCATCAGGCGATCTCGACCGCCACGTCCGCCGAGCACGGCGGCAACATGGACTACCGCGGCATCGGTGCCGGCGTGACCATGCGCTTCCCCGTGTTCGCTCCCGGCGGCCTCTTCTTCCTAGGCGACGGACACGCAGTGCAAGGGGCGGGGGAGATGGCCGGCACCGGCGTCGAGACCTCGTTCGACGTGGCCTTCGAGGTCGGTCTCATAAAGTACGACGGCCGAGATCAGGTCAGGTGGCCACGCGGGGAGGACGAGCACGACCTGTTCACCCTCGGCAACGCCCGCCCGCTCGACCAGGCGGCGCAGAACGCCACCACGGAGATGACGCGCTGGCTCATGAACGGGTACGGCCTGTCGTTCGAAGCGGCCTCCGTGATCATCGGTCAGGCCGCGGAGTACAAGGTCGGCAACATGTTCGACCCGGCCTACACCGTGGTCTGCCTCGTGCCCAAGGCCGTGCTGCCGGGCGGGCGCTGA
- a CDS encoding methyltransferase domain-containing protein, with the protein MKTQYYTATSLDGFIATEDGSLDWLTSLGSPGETSYPEFIAGVGALAMGSATYEWLLAHSAEMIAELGSAWPYTQPAWVFTRRVLPTLAGADIRFVQGDVRQAHAQLRAAAGSKNVWVVGGGDLAGQFHDAGLLDEVIVQVAPVTLARGKPLFPRRLAGPAMRLTEVRRLGAGLVELRYDLRGGAGATRPVWERAAQAEPFAGKSSVEDIRRRFDADVERFSNLETGQTATVDAALALGLVAEAAARVTPGARRLLDVGCGAGNFTLRTLQGLPGLDVTLIDLSEPMLARARERLSASSASAVRTVQGDVRSVDLTAGSFDVIIAAAVLHHLRDDADWEAVIGKLADSLAPGGAIWVFDMVEADLPAVQELTWRRYGEYLASLRGAEYRDDVFAYIAREDSPRSLTYQLDLLRRYGLAVEVLHVNTGFAAFGGVKRA; encoded by the coding sequence ATGAAGACGCAGTACTACACGGCCACCAGCCTCGACGGTTTCATCGCCACGGAGGACGGCTCCCTCGACTGGCTGACGAGCCTCGGCAGCCCGGGCGAGACGAGCTATCCCGAGTTCATCGCCGGGGTGGGGGCCTTGGCGATGGGCTCGGCGACCTACGAGTGGCTCCTCGCTCACTCGGCGGAGATGATCGCCGAGCTGGGGTCCGCGTGGCCATACACGCAGCCCGCCTGGGTGTTCACGCGGCGCGTCCTACCAACGCTCGCAGGCGCGGACATCCGCTTCGTGCAAGGCGACGTGCGCCAAGCGCACGCCCAGTTGCGGGCGGCAGCGGGCTCCAAGAACGTCTGGGTAGTGGGTGGCGGCGACCTCGCCGGCCAGTTCCACGACGCCGGTCTGCTCGACGAGGTCATCGTCCAGGTCGCTCCCGTGACCCTGGCGCGAGGCAAGCCGCTCTTCCCGCGGCGCCTGGCAGGGCCGGCCATGCGCCTCACGGAGGTGAGGCGGCTCGGCGCCGGGCTGGTCGAGTTGCGGTACGACCTGCGCGGTGGGGCCGGCGCCACTCGGCCCGTCTGGGAACGCGCAGCGCAGGCCGAGCCCTTCGCCGGCAAGTCGTCCGTGGAGGACATCCGCCGGCGCTTCGACGCGGATGTCGAGCGCTTCTCCAACCTGGAGACGGGCCAGACCGCCACGGTCGACGCGGCGTTGGCGCTCGGGCTGGTGGCCGAGGCCGCCGCGCGCGTGACGCCCGGCGCCAGGCGCTTGCTGGACGTCGGTTGCGGCGCCGGTAACTTCACGTTGCGGACGCTGCAGGGGCTACCCGGCCTCGACGTCACCCTCATCGACCTGAGCGAGCCCATGCTCGCCAGGGCCAGGGAGCGTCTCAGCGCGAGCTCGGCGAGCGCGGTGCGGACCGTCCAGGGCGACGTCCGCAGCGTCGACCTGACGGCCGGGAGCTTCGACGTCATCATCGCTGCCGCCGTCCTCCACCACCTCCGCGACGACGCCGACTGGGAGGCCGTGATCGGCAAGCTCGCAGACAGCCTCGCTCCCGGCGGGGCCATCTGGGTGTTCGACATGGTGGAGGCCGACCTGCCCGCCGTGCAGGAGCTGACGTGGCGACGCTACGGCGAGTACCTCGCTAGCCTGCGCGGGGCGGAGTACCGCGACGACGTGTTCGCCTACATCGCCCGCGAGGACTCCCCGCGCTCGCTCACGTACCAGCTCGACCTGCTCCGCCGCTACGGGCTCGCCGTCGAGGTGTTGCACGTCAACACGGGCTTCGCGGCCTTCGGCGGGGTCAAGCGCGCCTAA
- a CDS encoding DUF542 domain-containing protein, producing the protein MSTLTAKTIGPSTTVNDVLDALPEASGLLNDLGLDTCCGGGLSLQEACGDAGLDLASVLGQLADLGARAA; encoded by the coding sequence ATGAGCACACTCACCGCCAAGACCATCGGTCCGTCGACGACCGTGAACGACGTACTCGACGCCCTGCCCGAAGCCTCGGGCCTCCTCAACGACCTGGGGCTCGACACGTGTTGCGGGGGTGGCCTCAGCCTGCAGGAAGCGTGCGGCGACGCCGGCCTGGACTTGGCGTCTGTGCTCGGGCAGCTCGCGGACCTGGGCGCTCGGGCTGCGTGA
- a CDS encoding MFS transporter — protein sequence MEDAALGTAGLEAGATLAADAARKGDVGARAAAAATTGTVFTVIAAISFSHFLNDLMQALLPAIYPMLKDDHALTFAQVGLLTLTFQFTASLLQPVVGIVADRRPLPYSMAVGMASTLAGLLLLAKATSFPLLVLAAALVGLGSSVFHPEASRVARMAAGGRPGLAQSLFQVGGNFGSALGPLLAAFIVLPFGQGSIAWFSVVAVLAMVVLFRVGKWYASHVGFLYGQGRRATAVASQKRIVAAVLILIGLTFSKAVYGSSLSSYYTFFLIERFGVSIRDSQLLLFVYMVAVVIGTIIGGPLGDRFGRKLVLWGSVLGALPFTLLLPWVNLTWTLILTALIGIIMASAFPAIVVYAQELLPRGVGMVAGLLYGLSFGVAGVAAAFLGGLADTHGIAFVYQLCGWLPVVGLLVVFLPDARTVRET from the coding sequence TTGGAAGACGCCGCCCTGGGAACTGCCGGCCTGGAGGCCGGCGCCACGCTCGCAGCTGACGCCGCGCGCAAGGGTGACGTCGGGGCGCGCGCCGCGGCCGCGGCCACGACGGGCACGGTGTTCACCGTAATCGCCGCGATCAGCTTCTCGCACTTCCTAAACGACTTGATGCAGGCGTTGTTGCCCGCCATCTACCCCATGTTGAAGGACGACCACGCGCTCACGTTCGCGCAGGTCGGCCTGCTGACGTTGACGTTCCAGTTCACGGCCTCGCTGCTCCAACCGGTGGTGGGCATAGTCGCCGACAGGCGGCCGCTGCCCTACTCGATGGCAGTCGGCATGGCGTCGACCTTGGCCGGCTTGTTGCTGCTGGCGAAGGCGACCAGCTTCCCGCTCCTCGTCCTCGCGGCGGCGCTCGTCGGGCTCGGCTCCTCCGTGTTCCACCCTGAGGCGTCGAGGGTCGCCAGGATGGCCGCCGGCGGCCGTCCCGGTCTGGCCCAGTCGCTGTTCCAGGTCGGTGGCAACTTCGGCTCGGCGCTCGGCCCGCTCCTCGCCGCCTTCATCGTCCTGCCTTTCGGCCAGGGCAGCATCGCCTGGTTCTCGGTCGTCGCCGTGCTGGCGATGGTCGTGCTCTTCAGGGTCGGGAAGTGGTACGCGAGCCACGTCGGGTTCCTGTACGGCCAAGGCAGGAGAGCCACGGCCGTGGCGAGCCAGAAGCGTATCGTCGCGGCCGTCCTGATCCTCATCGGGCTGACGTTCTCGAAGGCCGTGTACGGCTCCAGCCTCAGCAGCTACTACACGTTCTTCCTTATCGAGCGGTTCGGCGTCTCGATCCGCGACTCGCAGCTCCTCCTGTTCGTCTACATGGTCGCCGTCGTCATCGGGACGATCATCGGCGGCCCGCTCGGCGACCGCTTCGGGCGCAAGCTCGTCTTGTGGGGGAGCGTCCTCGGCGCCCTGCCCTTCACCCTCCTGTTGCCGTGGGTGAACCTGACCTGGACGCTCATCCTGACGGCGCTCATCGGCATCATCATGGCCTCGGCGTTCCCGGCCATCGTCGTCTACGCCCAAGAGCTCCTGCCGCGCGGTGTCGGCATGGTCGCCGGACTGCTGTACGGCCTCTCCTTCGGCGTGGCGGGTGTCGCGGCGGCGTTCCTCGGGGGCCTGGCGGACACCCACGGCATCGCGTTCGTGTATCAGCTCTGCGGTTGGCTGCCCGTAGTCGGGCTGCTCGTGGTCTTCCTGCCGGACGCGAGGACCGTCAGGGAGACCTAG
- a CDS encoding antibiotic biosynthesis monooxygenase, whose translation MFGLIGKIRARAGLAEELAEVLTSGTGAIPGCVEYLVARDVADPDVLWVTEVWEDRESHAASLRLPSVQAAIARGRPLIAGFELHVETAPYARA comes from the coding sequence ATGTTCGGCTTGATAGGCAAGATCAGGGCCCGCGCGGGCCTCGCGGAAGAGCTGGCCGAAGTCCTCACGAGCGGCACGGGAGCGATACCCGGATGCGTCGAGTACCTCGTCGCGCGCGACGTAGCCGACCCTGATGTCCTCTGGGTCACCGAGGTCTGGGAGGATAGGGAGAGCCACGCCGCTTCCCTGCGACTCCCCTCCGTGCAAGCCGCGATCGCGCGGGGGCGGCCGCTCATAGCCGGCTTCGAGCTGCACGTGGAGACGGCGCCGTACGCTCGGGCGTGA
- a CDS encoding 3-hydroxybutyrate dehydrogenase translates to MITRVALVTGGASGIGAACAERLLADGLSVVIADRNAAAAEELAGRLGCGAVVADLATRAGCAAAVAETVALAGGLDVLVVNAGYQHIEALSAFPEDTWDDMLALMLTGPFLLTKYAWEALKRSGNGRLVYMGSAHSLAASPFKGAYVTAKHGLVGLARVAALEGGQYGITANVVAPAYVRTPLVAGQIADQARTRGIAPEEVEAKVFLENTAVKRMLEPSDVAALVGYLASEAAWGVTGSVQSIDLGWTAR, encoded by the coding sequence ATGATTACGCGCGTAGCGCTCGTCACGGGTGGGGCGAGCGGCATCGGGGCGGCCTGCGCCGAGCGGCTGCTGGCCGACGGTCTCAGCGTCGTCATCGCCGACCGCAACGCCGCGGCCGCGGAGGAGCTCGCTGGGCGCCTCGGTTGCGGAGCGGTCGTCGCCGACCTGGCCACCCGCGCCGGCTGCGCGGCGGCCGTCGCCGAGACCGTGGCGCTGGCCGGAGGGCTCGATGTGCTCGTGGTCAACGCCGGCTACCAACACATCGAGGCGTTGAGCGCCTTCCCGGAGGACACGTGGGACGACATGCTCGCCCTCATGCTCACGGGCCCGTTCCTGCTCACCAAGTACGCCTGGGAGGCCCTGAAGCGGTCCGGCAACGGCCGGCTCGTCTACATGGGCAGCGCGCACAGCCTCGCAGCGAGCCCGTTCAAGGGGGCGTACGTCACGGCCAAGCACGGCCTGGTCGGCCTGGCGCGCGTGGCCGCCCTGGAAGGCGGCCAGTACGGCATCACCGCCAACGTCGTCGCCCCCGCGTACGTGCGCACACCGCTCGTCGCGGGCCAGATCGCCGACCAGGCGCGCACGCGCGGGATAGCGCCGGAGGAGGTCGAGGCCAAGGTCTTCCTCGAGAACACCGCCGTAAAGCGCATGCTCGAGCCGTCCGACGTGGCGGCGCTCGTCGGCTACCTCGCGTCTGAGGCGGCCTGGGGCGTCACCGGGAGCGTGCAGAGCATCGACCTGGGGTGGACGGCGCGGTGA
- a CDS encoding DNA alkylation repair protein, which translates to MTGTRTTTRTLGPADRQALDSPATLMGKLREIGKRLGTDHELATSLWREASSNSKLVGVLVMDRQQLTPDYLEGLLADLEALDRAEQGKVGEWLLANALMGAKKLHPTMDAWLESPSLMRRRLFWSFKARLMRQQKSSTAEAERLLQLIERDLGTADPDLQWVMNYCAAMIGIYDPERRQRCLDLGERLGLYLDYPVPKGCTSPYLPEWIGSQVAKAS; encoded by the coding sequence GTGACCGGTACGCGAACCACGACCAGGACCCTAGGCCCGGCCGACAGGCAGGCGCTCGACTCGCCCGCTACCCTCATGGGCAAGCTGCGCGAGATCGGCAAACGCCTCGGCACCGACCATGAACTGGCGACCAGCCTATGGCGGGAGGCGAGCTCCAACTCCAAGCTGGTGGGCGTGCTGGTCATGGACCGCCAGCAGCTGACGCCCGACTACCTGGAGGGCCTGCTGGCCGACCTCGAGGCGCTGGACCGGGCCGAGCAGGGCAAGGTAGGCGAATGGCTGCTCGCCAACGCGCTCATGGGGGCCAAGAAGCTGCATCCGACCATGGACGCTTGGCTCGAGAGCCCGTCGCTGATGCGGCGACGGCTCTTCTGGTCGTTCAAGGCCCGGCTCATGCGCCAGCAGAAGAGCTCGACGGCCGAGGCCGAACGACTCTTGCAGCTCATCGAGCGGGACTTGGGCACCGCGGACCCAGACCTGCAATGGGTCATGAACTACTGCGCGGCCATGATCGGCATCTACGATCCAGAACGCAGGCAGCGCTGCCTCGACCTTGGCGAGCGCCTAGGGCTCTACCTCGACTACCCCGTCCCGAAGGGCTGCACCTCCCCTTACCTGCCCGAGTGGATCGGTTCGCAAGTGGCGAAGGCGTCCTGA
- a CDS encoding Gfo/Idh/MocA family oxidoreductase, whose amino-acid sequence MTDERANRVRWGFIGAGDVTEVKSGPAFRRVPGSSVSVIMRRDAGKARDYAARHGVPRWTTDARAVVEADDVDAVYVATPPSSHAEYVMLAAAAGKPVYVEKPMARTAAEGEAMVAACRAAGVPLYVAYYRRALPRFERVRDLIQGGGLGTPTLVRLTLTRAAPAGEARSAWRWDRDVAGAGLLLDLGSHALDLLDHWLGPISDAHGFLATRQPWARVPDQVVGALRFASGVLGAAAWDFAGSEQRDELTVTLTGGEIRVPVFDEGPVRVRRGDGTEAEHVIPHPTHVQEPLITRVVADLLGRGTGGDGCPSTGESALRTQRVMDALLGEGRLLGEDPLDPLVGEGAL is encoded by the coding sequence GTGACGGACGAGAGAGCGAACAGGGTGCGCTGGGGCTTCATCGGCGCGGGCGACGTCACGGAGGTCAAGTCCGGACCGGCCTTCCGGCGCGTGCCCGGTAGCTCGGTGTCCGTGATCATGCGCCGCGATGCCGGGAAGGCCCGCGACTACGCCGCGCGGCACGGCGTGCCGCGCTGGACCACTGACGCGCGCGCGGTCGTGGAGGCGGACGACGTCGACGCCGTCTACGTGGCGACGCCGCCGTCCAGTCACGCCGAGTACGTGATGCTGGCGGCCGCGGCCGGCAAGCCCGTTTACGTCGAGAAGCCCATGGCCCGGACGGCGGCGGAGGGCGAGGCGATGGTGGCGGCCTGCCGAGCGGCCGGCGTCCCGCTCTACGTCGCTTACTACCGCAGGGCGTTGCCGCGGTTCGAGCGCGTCCGGGACCTGATCCAGGGCGGCGGCCTCGGAACGCCGACGTTGGTGCGCCTGACTCTGACCAGGGCGGCCCCGGCCGGGGAGGCTCGGTCGGCCTGGCGTTGGGACCGCGACGTGGCGGGGGCAGGGCTGCTCCTCGACCTCGGCAGCCACGCCCTCGACCTGCTCGACCATTGGCTCGGCCCCATCTCGGATGCCCACGGGTTCCTGGCCACGCGCCAGCCGTGGGCAAGGGTGCCCGACCAGGTCGTCGGCGCCCTCCGCTTCGCGAGCGGGGTGCTCGGCGCAGCGGCGTGGGACTTCGCCGGCTCCGAGCAGCGCGACGAGCTGACCGTGACGCTGACGGGAGGCGAGATCCGCGTCCCCGTGTTCGACGAGGGGCCCGTGCGCGTAAGGCGTGGTGATGGCACCGAGGCGGAGCACGTCATCCCCCACCCGACGCACGTCCAGGAACCCCTCATCACGCGTGTGGTGGCCGACCTGCTCGGCCGCGGGACTGGCGGGGACGGCTGCCCGAGCACGGGCGAGAGCGCCCTCAGGACCCAGCGGGTCATGGACGCGCTGCTGGGTGAAGGACGGCTGCTGGGTGAAGACCCGCTAGACCCGTTGGTCGGCGAAGGCGCGCTGTGA
- a CDS encoding DUF1905 domain-containing protein produces MTFEFMGEVWYWRGPAPFHFVTVPEEHCATIKAMAAYVTYGWGMIPATVRVGRTEWRTALWPKEGRYVVPLKAKVRSAEGVQEGDTIAVALEVG; encoded by the coding sequence GTGACGTTCGAGTTCATGGGCGAGGTCTGGTACTGGCGCGGACCGGCGCCCTTCCACTTCGTCACGGTTCCCGAGGAGCACTGCGCGACCATCAAGGCCATGGCGGCCTACGTCACGTACGGGTGGGGCATGATCCCGGCCACGGTGCGCGTCGGCCGGACGGAGTGGCGCACGGCCTTGTGGCCGAAGGAGGGGCGCTACGTCGTGCCGCTCAAGGCCAAGGTCAGGAGCGCGGAAGGCGTTCAGGAAGGCGACACCATCGCCGTGGCGCTGGAGGTCGGGTAG